The following nucleotide sequence is from Luteolibacter sp. Y139.
CTGCAATTGAAGAATCTCTCCAAAAGGAGAGTTTTCGGAACAAGCGGTCATGACGGCTTACCGACCTGCCAAGACAGGTATCCCCTGTGGGCGGGGGCTTGCCGGTTGCGGCATTGCATGGTCCGCGGCTCCTTCACGGGAAACCCTTGATCCTGCCGGATGATTTGCCGTTCCGTCTTCAGTTTCCTTTGCCTCTCTGCGCTCCCGTGTGTCGCGGCGGAACCGGTAACCTTGTTTCCCAATTCGGACTTCGAAGCCGGTACCTTGGCGAACTGGACGGCTGCAGGTGCCGCCTTTACCCGTCAGCCGACCTATCATGACAACACGGCGGCGCGCGGGAATATCCCCTGCGGGCTTCAGGGCAACTACTGGATCGGCACGTATGAGAATTACGATGGCGTCACGGGAGCGCCGGGTGATACCCGCGGTGACACTCCGGTCGGTACGCTGACTTCGCAGTCCTTCGCCATCCAGAAGCGCTACATCACCTTCCTGATGGGAGGGGGAAACCATGCGGGGGGCACCGGAGTGAAGCTGGTGTGCGAAGGGGTGGAGTATCCGATGTCGACAGGTTTCGACAGCGAGGCGATGGCCCCCGTTACCTTCGATGCGCAGGCATTGGCGGGGAAATCCGCGACGCTGGTGATCTTCGACCAGGAGACCGGCGGCTGGGGGCACATCAATGCGGACAATTTCCAAGCGAGTGACGAGCCCGCGCCGACCGGCTTTCGTCTTACGCCGGGGATTCCCGCCGCGGATTCACCGACGATCGGCTACGATCAGGCGCAGCGGCCGCAGTTTCACTTCACGTCACGCCGCAACTGGCTGAACGACCCGAACGGGATGGTCTTCGACGGGGAGAAGTATCACTTCTTTTTCCAACACAATCCGCTCGGCACCGGCTGGGGGAACATGACGTGGGGGCACGCGGTGAGCACGGACATGATCCACTGGCGGCAGTTGAATCACGCCTTGCGGCCCTACCAAGTCGAAGGTCGCAGCGGCACGATCTTCTCGGGCAGCGCGGTGAGGGATTTCAACAACAGCCTCGGCGTGCAGGTGAGTTCGCGGAATACGCTGGCGGCCTTTTTCACGTATGCCCATAGCCCGTTCTATCAGGCGCTGGCCTATAGCACCGACGGCGGTGTGACGTGGAACTATCACAACGATGGCAAGGCGGTGGTGCCGAACCAGGGCTTCGATGACGGTGAGCGCGATCCCAAGGTCTTCTGGCACGAGGCATCGCAGAAGTGGGTGATGGTGCTGTGGGTGCACAATGGTCCCGGGCGGGTGCGCTTCTTCACTTCTACCAATTTGAAGGACTGGAATTTCGCATCCGATCTGATGCGCGACTGGGCCTTCGAGTGTATGGACATGTTCCCGCTGAAGGTGGATGGCAATCCGGCGCAGACGAAGTGGGTGATCTGCGATGCCAGCTACGACTACGAGATCGGCAGCTTCAATGGCACCACCTTCCAGACGGAGGCGGGGCCGTTTCATGCAAGCAGCGGGAGTTTCTATGCGGCGCAGAGTTTCAATCAGGCTCCGAACGGCCGTGTGGTGCAGATTGGCTGGATGAATGGCGGGCCGGATTCCGCGTCGGCGTATGGTGTGCCTTTCAACCAGCAGATGTCGTTTCCCTGCGAGCTGAGCTTGCGCACGACGCCTGATGGTGTGCGGCTCTGTGCGAATCCGGTTTCTGAGATTTCGTCGCTCGTCACCTCGACCTACCAGGCCGCCGATCAGCCGTTGAATGCAACCAACCTGCTGGCGGGGATCGGTGGATTGGATCTGGTTGATTTGTCGATGGAATTCGAGCCGAGGACGGCGACGCAGGTGGTCATCGATCTGCCGCGCACGACCGTCCGCTACAATGTCTCCAGCAGTACGCTGACTTTCACGGATGTGAATGGGAATGCGATCTCGTTGGTCGATGGCGCCGTTACCCAGCGTGCGGGGCGGGTCAAGCTGCGGCTGCTGCTCGATCGCTTGAGTCTTGAGGGCTACACGTTCGACGGCGAGAAGTTCGGGTCGCAATATGTCAGTCCAAGCAACGGCACCACGACTCCCGCAATCTATGCGGTGGGTGGACAGGGTTGGGTGAATTCGCTTTCGGTGAAGAAGCTGGCGTCGGCGTGGACGCCGGAAACGCCGCTATCCACGACGATCATCAATCCCGGATTTGATGACGGCATTCCGAGTGGTGGTTCTTTTCAAAGCACGGTGCCGGGTTGGACGACATTCGGCGATTGGGCGGGTGCGGCAGGGCGCTGGGATGACAGTGGTAATGCACTGACACAGGCGGCGGGCTATCCCGACTTCACCGGCTTGGGCGCGGCCTCGCTGAAGGCACGAAACGCGGCCAACGAGAACCGAGCGGGGCTTTTCCAATCACTCGGCCGCGTCGCGCTCGCGGACATTGGCAAGACCTTCACGCTGGGTGCAGATCTGGGTGCGAGAATCACGGATGGAGCGGGAAACTATTCGCACACCGGTGAGCTGACCGTTTCCTTCCGAAAGGGGCTGACGAGCGGCGTGCCGGGTGACGGCGGGACATTGTTAGGGACGGCGGGCACGCGCACGGTCACCGCGAATGATGCGGTCTTGCCCTCGTTGGCGAGCGTGGTGCCGGTGAGATACACGGCGGCATTCACGCCCGGCATTGAGGATGTCGGGACGGAGGTGTTTGCAGTGATCGATCTGAAGAATGTTTCCTCGAGTGCGAGCGCGACGAATGGTGAGAAGCAATACATCGCCGACAATGTGACCTTGTCGGCGGTGGTTCCTCCGCTGCCTTCGGGGGTGTTGGCTTATGAGGGATTCGACTATGCGAGCGGCAATGCTT
It contains:
- a CDS encoding glycoside hydrolase family 32 protein translates to MFPNSDFEAGTLANWTAAGAAFTRQPTYHDNTAARGNIPCGLQGNYWIGTYENYDGVTGAPGDTRGDTPVGTLTSQSFAIQKRYITFLMGGGNHAGGTGVKLVCEGVEYPMSTGFDSEAMAPVTFDAQALAGKSATLVIFDQETGGWGHINADNFQASDEPAPTGFRLTPGIPAADSPTIGYDQAQRPQFHFTSRRNWLNDPNGMVFDGEKYHFFFQHNPLGTGWGNMTWGHAVSTDMIHWRQLNHALRPYQVEGRSGTIFSGSAVRDFNNSLGVQVSSRNTLAAFFTYAHSPFYQALAYSTDGGVTWNYHNDGKAVVPNQGFDDGERDPKVFWHEASQKWVMVLWVHNGPGRVRFFTSTNLKDWNFASDLMRDWAFECMDMFPLKVDGNPAQTKWVICDASYDYEIGSFNGTTFQTEAGPFHASSGSFYAAQSFNQAPNGRVVQIGWMNGGPDSASAYGVPFNQQMSFPCELSLRTTPDGVRLCANPVSEISSLVTSTYQAADQPLNATNLLAGIGGLDLVDLSMEFEPRTATQVVIDLPRTTVRYNVSSSTLTFTDVNGNAISLVDGAVTQRAGRVKLRLLLDRLSLEGYTFDGEKFGSQYVSPSNGTTTPAIYAVGGQGWVNSLSVKKLASAWTPETPLSTTIINPGFDDGIPSGGSFQSTVPGWTTFGDWAGAAGRWDDSGNALTQAAGYPDFTGLGAASLKARNAANENRAGLFQSLGRVALADIGKTFTLGADLGARITDGAGNYSHTGELTVSFRKGLTSGVPGDGGTLLGTAGTRTVTANDAVLPSLASVVPVRYTAAFTPGIEDVGTEVFAVIDLKNVSSSASATNGEKQYIADNVTLSAVVPPLPSGVLAYEGFDYASGNASLSGGAGGRGWAAPWVTVDNGSADVVAGSLAGGARVPAGFDAASAGNRCNLPNGRRGGDFLIRVRTGPSE